The genomic interval AACAAGCCTATTTGGTCCCAGATGCTTGGCCCGGGAGTTACCGAAAAACCCTACGGCAGCCCCTCACCCCATGAGGCTCATGTAGTACGCAGAAATGTAGGCTGGCTAACATCTTCAACCCAGTCTTCGATCAACTTCACACCACTGCAGGATCTGCACGGCATCATCACTCCAAATGGGCTACACTTCGAGCGGCATCATGGTGGAGTACCTAGCATCAATCCAAATGAGCATCGCCTGATCATCCACGGCATGGTCAAGTATCCAATGATGTTCACAATGGATGAATTGATGCGCTTCCCAAGCGAATCACACATTCACTTCATCGAGTGCCCTGCCAATGGGGGTATGGAGTGGAAGGGTGTCCAGATGCAGACCGTCCAGTTCACTCATGGAATGGTGAGTTGTTGTGAGTGGACCGGTGTCAAGGTATCCACTCTGCTTCAAGAAGTTGGAGTTGACCCCAAGGGAACATGGGTACTAGCTGAAGGTGCCGACGGAGGTTCAATGGATCGTTCGATCCCCATGGAAAAGATGATGGACGATGCAATGATTTGCTGGGCTCAGAATGGAGAACGACTACGTCCTGAGCAAGGCTACCCGATTCGTCTACTAGTCCCCGGCTTTGAGGGCAACATGAACATCAAGTGGCTACGCCGTCTCAAGGTTGGAACTGAACCATGGATGACTCGTGAAGAGACCTCCAAGTACACAGATCTCATGGACGACGGGACTGCACGACAATTTACTTTCCTTCAGGAAGCCAATTCCTGCATCACCTATCCCTCAGCTGGTCAACAAATGAGCCACAAGGGCTTC from SAR324 cluster bacterium carries:
- the soxC gene encoding sulfite dehydrogenase; translated protein: NKPIWSQMLGPGVTEKPYGSPSPHEAHVVRRNVGWLTSSTQSSINFTPLQDLHGIITPNGLHFERHHGGVPSINPNEHRLIIHGMVKYPMMFTMDELMRFPSESHIHFIECPANGGMEWKGVQMQTVQFTHGMVSCCEWTGVKVSTLLQEVGVDPKGTWVLAEGADGGSMDRSIPMEKMMDDAMICWAQNGERLRPEQGYPIRLLVPGFEGNMNIKWLRRLKVGTEPWMTREETSKYTDLMDDGTARQFTFLQEANSCITYPSAGQQMSHKGFHEITGLAWSGRGKIQQVDVSVDGGRNWHTASLQEPVMSKCLTRFRIPWQWNGEKAHLQSRAMDETGYVQPTITQLREVRGINSIYHKNSIYTWEIDTNGEVKNVQLS